One genomic region from Mangifera indica cultivar Alphonso chromosome 17, CATAS_Mindica_2.1, whole genome shotgun sequence encodes:
- the LOC123200725 gene encoding LOW QUALITY PROTEIN: homeobox protein ATH1-like (The sequence of the model RefSeq protein was modified relative to this genomic sequence to represent the inferred CDS: inserted 1 base in 1 codon): MINAPRNIATQNSVAMDEMPSSLVESDSFDFSNQNHLQRALARFPVLSALQGEPIGNALATSLGKDVSLGIYNSDFQEHFERGTPISSTSVNLLAARSGLPANLNNLAISAPSIYPEDHRSNIANDFACDLNSSSVTSMNCGYEEVIGNMNAKEDFEKSHALPVFQPFLSIGNLHPNGWISTATHVTRDCHYGSSKNTNELSLSLGDQCSELSCSGETHHYLNATKLQSEHLSRKCRELSLSFGSCGSAQFPQFISGSKYLHAVQEMLAEIASYSLENLDEMSRLKSEKKSGPKFPFCSSSPNGRGMPPMHSVENPDVDASFDAQLDTLLQRRTTEAKKTQLLTLLQVVDDRYSQYINEMHTVVSAFHAATELDPQMHTRFALHTVSFLYKNLRERISKQILAMSAHEFTKGKEKSFEDSSTKEPSVLQQLKRKDHQIWRPQRGLPEKSVSILRAWMFQNFLHPYPKDAEKHLLAVKSGLTRSQVSNWFINARVRLWKPLIEEMYRDMXEEGANSKNPSQLSLSNQR; the protein is encoded by the exons ATGATCAATGCTCCTAGAAATATAGCTACCCAAAATTCTGTTGCTATGGATGAAATGCCAAGTTCACTGGTTGAATCAGATTCATTTGACTTTAGCAACCAAAACCACCTGCAACGAGCATTGGCCAGATTTCCAGTGCTTTCAGCTTTGCAGGGAGAGCCAATTGGTAATGCATTAGCTACATCACTTGGAAAAGATGTTTCACTGGGAATATATAACAGTGACTTTCAAGAGCATTTTGAGAGAGGAACACCCATTTCTTCTACTTCTGTTAATCTTTTGGCAGCAAGAAGTGGTCTTCCGGCAAATCTAAACAATTTAGCCATTTCAGCACCTTCTATCTATCCAGAAGATCATAGAAGTAACATTGCGAATGACTTCGCCTGTGATCTAAATTCTTCATCTGTAACCTCGATGAACTGTGGTTATGAAGAAGTAATTGGCAATATGAATGCTAAGGAGGATTTTGAGAAGTCTCACGCTCTTCCAGTGTTTCAACCATTTTTATCCATAGGGAACCTGCATCCCAATGGCTGGATTTCAACAGCTACACATGTTACCAGAGATTGCCATTATGGCTCATCGAAAAATACTAATGAGCTTTCTTTGAGTCTTGGTGATCAGTGCTCTGAGTTAAGCTGTTCCGGTGAAACTCACCATTACTTGAATGCAACAAAGTTGCAGTCCGAGCATTTGTCTCGCAAATGCAGGGAACTTTCTCTAAGTTTTGGCTCTTGCGGATCAGCTCAATTCCCCCAATTTATTTCTGGATCAAAGTATCTTCATGCAGTTCAGGAAATGCTTGCTGAAATTGCAAGTTATTCGCTAGAAAATCTAGATGAAATGAGTCgattaaaaagtgaaaagaagAGTGGGCCAAAATTTCCATTCTGTTCAAGTTCCCCAAATGGCAGAGGGATGCCACCAATGCATTCTGTCGAAAATCCAGATGTTGATGCTAGCTTCGATGCTCAACTTGATACCTTGTTGCAGAGACGAACCACTGAAGCCAAGAAAACCCAATTGCTGACTTTACTACAAGTG GTCGATGATCGATACAGCCAATACATCAATGAGATGCATACGGTTGTATCTGCATTTCATGCTGCAACAGAGTTGGATCCTCAGATGCATACTCGTTTTGCTCTTCATACAGTTTCTTTCTTATACAAAAACCTGAGGGAGAGGATCAGCAAACAAATCCTTGCAATGAGTGCACATGAATTCACGAAAGGGAAGGAAAAAAGCTTTGAAGATTCATCTACCAAGGAGCCATCAGTTCTGCAACAGCTAAAGAGAAAGGACCATCAAATATGGAGACCCCAAAGAGGCTTGCCAGAAAAATCTGTCTCAATTTTACGGGCATGGATGTTCCAAAACTTCCTTCATCC GTATCCTAAAGATGCAGAGAAGCATTTACTTGCGGTGAAAAGTGGACTGACGCGAAGCCAG GTGTCGAATTGGTTTATAAATGCTCGAGTTCGATTATGGAAGCCACTGATAGAAGAAATGTACAGAGACA AGGAGGAAGGAGCAAACAGCAAAAATCCAAGTCAGTTAAGTTTGAGCAACCAGAGATAA
- the LOC123201026 gene encoding abscisic acid receptor PYL2-like, with product MDSTRTPPQGLTPEEHIELRLLIDTYHSFDPKPNTCTSLITQRIEAPAQAVWPLVRSFDNPQKYKHFIKNCNMSSGDGGVGSIREVTVVSGLPASTSTERLEILDDEKHILSFRVVGGEHRLKNYLSVTSVNEFIKDGKIYTVVLESYTVDIPEGNTGEDTKMFVDTVVKLNLQKLGVVAMASLHEPAGDQ from the coding sequence ATGGATTCCACTCGAACCCCACCTCAAGGCCTAACTCCTGAAGAGCACATTGAACTCAGGCTTCTGATCGACACATATCACAGCTTTGACCCAAAACCAAACACATGCACATCTCTAATAACGCAACGAATCGAAGCGCCAGCCCAAGCAGTGTGGCCTCTCGTTCGAAGCTTCGACAATCCCCAGAAATACAAACACTTCATCAAGAACTGTAACATGAGCAGTGGCGATGGCGGAGTAGGGAGTATAAGAGAAGTAACAGTCGTTTCGGGCCTCCCGGCATCGACCAGTACTGAAAGGCTAGAGATTTTGGACGATGAGAAACATATATTGAGCTTTAGGGTCGTCGGAGGGGAGCATAGGCTGAAGAATTATCTGTCTGTTACGTCGGTGAATGAGTTTATTAAAGATGGGAAAATTTACACCGTTGTTTTGGAGTCTTATACGGTGGATATACCAGAGGGAAATACTGGGGAGGATACGAAAATGTTCGTTGATACTGTGGTTAAGTTGAATCTGCAAAAGCTTGGTGTTGTGGCTATGGCTTCTCTTCATGAACCAGCAGGAGATCAATGA
- the LOC123200724 gene encoding K(+) efflux antiporter 6 translates to MFSRSLSSLLLCFCLVSVSLAAELTDTDQLPLTELNDTVSNISVPKPDSFADMIDRALEKEFTENEQTEANDAGSFNNSVAGQQAVLETVARVKPKKNDTKEEKSFKLHDVFNLDNDNGAEETPTLIDRKDNVFIISNFKSKYPVLQLDLRLISDLVVVIVSATCGGIAFACAGQPVITGYLLAGSVIGPGGFSFVSEMVQVETVAQFGVIFLLFALGLEFSTTKLRAVRAVAVVGGLLQIFLFMFLCAITALLFGVKPSEGVFVGALLSMSSTAVVLKFLMEKNSTNALHGQVTIGTLILQDCAVGVLFALLPVLGGTSGVLQGMISITKLLVVLIAFLAFLSILSRTCVPWFLKLMISLSSQTNELYQLASVAFCLLFAWCSDKLGLSLELGSFAAGVMISTTDLAQHTLEQIEPIRNLFAALFLASIGMLIHVHFLWNHIDILVASVILVIIIKTAIVTTVVKGFGYNNKTAVLAGMSLAQIGEFAFVLLSRASNLHLVEGKLYLLLLGTTALSLVTTPLLFKLIPSIVHLGLLLRWFSPDSTVEIGFKGENLRSESGKQRMILLPIPTLEESHDS, encoded by the exons ATGTTCTCAAGATCGCTGTCTTCTCTCTTGCTCTGCTTCTGCTTAGTTTCAGTCTCGCTCGCTGCTGAACTCACTGACACGGATCAGCTTCCTCTGACTGAATTGAACGACACCGTTTCTAATATTTCGGTGCCTAAACCTGATAGTTTTGCTGACATGATAGATCGAGCCCTCGAGAAAGAGTTCACTGAGAATGAACAGACTGAAG CAAATGATGCTGGAAGCTTTAACAACAGTGTAGCTGGACAGCAG GCAGTTTTAGAAACTGTAGCAAGAGTTAAGCCGAAGAAAAATGACACAAAAGAGGAAAA atcATTTAAACTTCATGATGTTTTTAATCTGGATAATGATAATGGCGCTGAAGAGACACCAACACTAATAGATCGCAAG GATAATGTTTtcattatatctaattttaaatctaaatatccaGTGCTGCAGCTAGATTTAAG GCTGATATCAGATTTGGTGGTCGTAATTGTGTCGGCAACATGTGGTGGCATCGCATTTGCATGTGCTGGGCAGCCG GTGATAACGGGATATTTACTAGCCGGTTCTGTTATTGGGCCTGGAGGGTTTAGCTTTGTTAGTGAAATGGTGCAA GTTGAAACAGTGGCTCAATTTGgtgttatttttcttctttttgctttGGGTCTAGAGTTCTCTACCACAAAG CTTCGAGCTGTTAGAGCAGTTGCTGTTGTGGGAGGTCTgcttcaaattttcttatttatgttCTTGTGTGCGATTACAGCCTTG TTATTTGGTGTTAAACCTTCAGAGGGAGTATTTGTGGGTGCACTTCTTTCAATGTCTTCTACAGCAGTG GTTTTAAAGTTTCTGATGGAAAAGAATTCTACTAATGCTCTTCATGGGCAAGTCACAATCGGCACACTTATTCTGCAG GATTGTGCTGTGGGCGTGCTGTTTGCATTGCTTCCAGTTCTGGGTGGGACTTCTGGTGTTCTTCAGGGAATGATATCCATAACCAAACT GTTGGTTGTGTTGATTGCATTTTTAGCTTTTTTGTCAATATTGTCTCGAACTTGTGTCCCTTGGTTTCTAAAGCTGATGATAAGCCTATCGTCACAG ACCAATGAACTCTATCAATTGGCATCAGTTGCATTCTGCTTGCTTTTTGCCTGG TGTAGTGATAAGCTAGGACTTAGTCTGGAACTGGGGTCTTTTGCTGCTGGAGTAATGATATCAACAACTGATCTTGCTCAACATACACTAGAACAA ATTGAACCTATTCGCAACCTTTTTGCTGCTCTCTTCCTTGCCAGCATTGGGATGCTGATCCACGTTCATTTTCTTTGGAATCATATTGACATATTAGTAGCCTCTGTCATATTAGTGATCATCATAAAGACAGCTATAGTCACCACAGTAGTCAAGGGATTTGGTTACAACAACAAGACTGCTGTTCTT GCTGGAATGTCTCTGGCACAGATAGGGGAATTTGCATTTGTTCTCCTTAGCCGTGCTTCTAATCTGCATCTGGTTGAG GGGAAGTTGTACCTGCTGCTTCTTGGGACAACAGCTCTGAGCCTG GTGACGACTCCTCTGCTTTTCAAGTTAATTCCTTCTATTGTACATCTTGGGTTGCTGTTACGATGGTTCTCCCCTGACAGTACTGTTGAG ATCGGATTTAAAGGAGAAAACCTTCGCTCAGAAAGTGGGAAGCAGCGAATGATCCTCCTTCCCATTCCAACACTGGAAGAATCCCATGATTCATGA